A region from the Leptolyngbya sp. 'hensonii' genome encodes:
- the pstB gene encoding phosphate ABC transporter ATP-binding protein PstB — protein MDLSTLKAKAEVRNLSFYYGSTKVLKGVNLIVPDQQVTALIGPSGCGKTTLLRCFNRLHDLYPGNHYEGEIWLQPEGINLLGRKMDPIEIRMRISMVFQRPNPFPKSIYENVAYGLRVRGGVRRSFIDEHVEQALRRAALWDEVKDRLRDSAYNLSGGQQQRLCIARALATEPELILFDEPTSALDPIATASIEELMGDLKQQVTILIVTHSMQQAARLSDYTAFMYLGEMVEFDKTSTVFYNPSNKQTEDYVNGRFG, from the coding sequence ATGGATTTAAGCACCCTGAAAGCCAAGGCGGAAGTTCGAAATTTGAGCTTCTATTATGGTTCTACCAAAGTGCTGAAAGGGGTGAATCTGATCGTACCGGATCAGCAGGTAACAGCTCTGATTGGCCCATCTGGTTGTGGCAAGACCACCCTATTGCGCTGCTTCAATCGCCTGCACGATCTGTATCCCGGCAACCACTATGAAGGGGAAATTTGGCTGCAGCCAGAAGGGATTAATCTACTGGGCCGGAAAATGGACCCGATCGAAATCCGGATGCGGATCAGTATGGTCTTCCAGCGTCCCAACCCGTTTCCCAAGTCCATTTATGAGAACGTGGCCTACGGCTTACGGGTGCGGGGAGGCGTGAGGCGGAGTTTTATCGATGAGCATGTGGAACAGGCCCTACGACGGGCTGCCCTCTGGGATGAGGTCAAGGATCGCCTGCGGGATTCTGCCTATAACCTCTCTGGGGGACAACAACAACGGTTGTGCATTGCCCGGGCTCTGGCTACTGAGCCAGAACTGATCCTGTTTGATGAGCCCACCTCTGCCCTGGACCCGATCGCAACCGCCAGCATTGAGGAACTTATGGGAGACCTGAAACAGCAGGTCACGATTCTGATTGTAACCCACAGTATGCAGCAGGCAGCCCGGCTGTCTGACTATACGGCCTTCATGTATTTGGGGGAAATGGTTGAGTTCGATAAAACCAGCACGGTTTTTTACAATCCTTCTAACAAACAAACTGAAGATTACGTCAATGGTCGATTTGG
- the pstA gene encoding phosphate ABC transporter permease PstA: MDTIQTSIFRRRIISNLFAGFGFLIILFSLATLLMLVAYLLYQGYPRLINAESGFSFNWKFFTSFPSRFPEEAGIYAAWVGSALIMLVTSAFAIPMGVAAGIYLEEYARKNWLADLIEINVTNLAGVPSIIYGLLALGLFARQFHLGQSIITAGLTLGLLILPVVIVTTRESLRAVPDSLREAAYALGASRWQMIWDHILPYSIGGILTGVIIGLSRAIGETAPLITIGALTFIAFLPPTPLKVDPTFPFFQVSFEWLMAPFTVMPIQMFNWVSRPQPEFQINAAAAGAVLVFMTLSMNTIAILLRYFLRRGIKW, encoded by the coding sequence TTGGACACCATTCAAACCTCCATTTTTCGTCGCAGAATCATCAGCAACCTGTTTGCCGGTTTCGGCTTCCTGATTATTCTGTTTTCCCTGGCCACGCTTCTGATGCTCGTGGCCTATCTGCTTTATCAGGGTTATCCCCGATTAATCAACGCTGAAAGTGGTTTCTCGTTCAATTGGAAGTTCTTCACGTCCTTTCCCAGTCGCTTTCCAGAAGAAGCAGGAATTTATGCAGCCTGGGTGGGTTCAGCACTGATTATGCTGGTCACCTCTGCCTTTGCCATTCCAATGGGGGTGGCCGCTGGGATTTATCTGGAGGAATATGCCCGCAAAAACTGGTTGGCCGATCTGATTGAAATCAATGTAACCAATCTGGCTGGTGTACCCTCCATTATCTACGGACTCCTGGCTCTGGGCCTGTTTGCACGGCAGTTCCATCTGGGGCAAAGTATTATCACGGCTGGATTAACCCTGGGCCTGCTGATTCTACCTGTGGTGATTGTGACCACCCGGGAATCTCTCAGGGCTGTGCCCGACAGTCTGCGGGAAGCTGCCTATGCTCTGGGAGCCAGTCGCTGGCAGATGATCTGGGATCACATCCTGCCCTATTCTATTGGCGGCATTCTGACGGGGGTGATTATTGGTCTATCTCGGGCGATCGGGGAAACAGCCCCCTTGATTACGATCGGAGCCCTGACCTTCATTGCCTTCCTGCCCCCCACCCCCCTGAAGGTAGACCCCACTTTTCCCTTCTTCCAGGTCTCTTTTGAATGGCTGATGGCTCCCTTTACCGTAATGCCAATTCAAATGTTTAACTGGGTCTCCCGGCCTCAACCAGAGTTCCAGATCAATGCCGCAGCCGCAGGGGCTGTGCTGGTCTTTATGACCCTGAGTATGAATACGATCGCAATTCTCTTACGTTACTTCCTGAGAAGGGGCATTAAATGGTAG
- the pstC gene encoding phosphate ABC transporter permease subunit PstC yields MSDPSSLPIQEPLADSVPSRKRLFREVRERFIEVILLLAAFSAVATTVAVMLVLITESAHFFEQVPILTFLTGTKWTPLFEDPEYGILPLVSGTLVTTAVALSVAVPFGTIAALYLSEFCPPWLREITKPCLELLSGIPTVVYGYFALLAVTPMLQYLYAFVGEPLHRWSPGIFPEELGGFNMLSAGLVMGIMILPFVSSVSEDAMRAVPVGLREGSYAMGATRFQTAWSVVFPAAFSGISAAYILGISRAVGETMIVAVAAGLQPNLTWNPTDSAATITAYIVQVSLGDIPHGTLEYQTIFAAGLMLVMMTLVFNIAGHFLSKRYREVY; encoded by the coding sequence ATGTCTGATCCCTCATCTTTACCGATTCAAGAACCCCTAGCCGATTCTGTCCCCTCCCGGAAACGACTGTTCCGGGAGGTGCGGGAGCGGTTCATTGAGGTGATCTTGCTCCTGGCTGCCTTCTCTGCTGTCGCCACCACAGTAGCGGTGATGCTCGTCCTGATAACCGAGTCAGCCCATTTTTTTGAGCAGGTTCCCATCCTGACGTTCCTGACGGGAACCAAATGGACACCTCTGTTTGAAGATCCGGAGTATGGGATTTTACCCCTCGTCTCAGGAACGCTGGTCACCACAGCCGTTGCCCTCTCTGTTGCCGTTCCTTTCGGGACGATCGCCGCCCTCTACCTGAGCGAATTTTGCCCTCCCTGGCTGCGGGAAATTACGAAGCCTTGCCTGGAATTGCTGTCTGGGATTCCCACGGTCGTTTATGGCTACTTTGCCCTCCTGGCGGTAACGCCCATGTTGCAATACCTGTATGCCTTTGTGGGAGAACCCCTGCACCGCTGGAGCCCTGGGATCTTTCCGGAAGAATTGGGCGGTTTCAATATGCTGAGTGCGGGCCTGGTCATGGGGATCATGATTCTACCCTTTGTGAGTTCTGTCAGTGAGGATGCCATGCGGGCTGTGCCCGTAGGGCTGCGGGAGGGTTCCTATGCCATGGGGGCGACTCGCTTTCAAACCGCCTGGAGTGTGGTCTTCCCGGCAGCATTTTCTGGCATCTCCGCCGCTTACATCCTGGGCATTTCTCGGGCTGTGGGAGAAACCATGATTGTGGCCGTTGCAGCAGGGCTACAACCCAATCTCACCTGGAACCCCACCGATTCTGCTGCCACGATCACAGCCTATATTGTGCAAGTTAGCCTGGGCGATATTCCCCATGGCACATTGGAGTACCAGACCATCTTCGCGGCTGGACTAATGCTGGTCATGATGACCCTGGTCTTCAACATCGCCGGACATTTCTTGAGTAAACGATACCGAGAAGTTTACTAA